One stretch of Neosynechococcus sphagnicola sy1 DNA includes these proteins:
- a CDS encoding exodeoxyribonuclease VII large subunit, whose product MQAALAQQFQNSHDRLQRLRDRLWLLKLDHRMHQEIQAIAWVRQRLLQVTRQHFQQANQHCKLLGQTLATLDPQAVLRRGYAIVRQRNGTITRSATTLTVGQPLHIQLNQGQVEVQITEILQSD is encoded by the coding sequence TTGCAAGCTGCGTTGGCGCAACAGTTCCAAAACAGTCACGATCGCCTGCAACGGTTGCGTGATCGCCTGTGGCTGCTCAAACTAGATCACAGGATGCATCAAGAAATCCAGGCGATCGCCTGGGTGAGACAGCGGCTCTTGCAGGTGACCCGGCAGCACTTCCAGCAGGCCAACCAGCACTGCAAACTCCTAGGGCAAACATTGGCAACCCTTGACCCCCAAGCAGTTTTGCGACGCGGCTATGCCATTGTGCGGCAAAGGAATGGAACCATTACCCGGTCCGCAACGACCCTGACTGTGGGACAACCCCTGCATATTCAACTCAACCAAGGTCAAGTTGAGGTGCAAATCACGGAAATTCTCCAGTCAGACTAA
- the xseA gene encoding exodeoxyribonuclease VII large subunit, with the protein MPSSLPHLLVPDTALSVAGLTAYIQSLLEQDQQLQQVWVTGEVSSANRYRSGLFFTLQDPDAKAAISCVVWSSQLEKLIAQPVPGEQLILLGRIHVHCQRGQYQLIVWQALPAGEGLRALRYRQLRHRLEAEGLFDPQHKRPLPMHPQTIAVVTSPQAAAWGDIQRTLKRRYPGLHVLFSPTLVQGDQAPASIVAAIRRVEGDGRAEVLILSRGGXSTEDMACFNDERVVRAIAECSIPIISGIGHQRDESLADLAADVYVHTPTAAAEQAIPRAI; encoded by the coding sequence ATGCCTTCCTCTCTACCCCATCTCCTCGTCCCTGACACCGCTCTCTCGGTGGCTGGATTGACTGCCTATATCCAGAGCTTGTTGGAACAAGATCAACAGCTCCAACAGGTCTGGGTGACCGGGGAAGTTTCCAGCGCTAACCGTTATCGCAGTGGCCTCTTCTTTACCCTGCAAGACCCCGATGCCAAAGCAGCGATTAGTTGTGTGGTCTGGAGCAGTCAGCTAGAAAAACTCATTGCCCAGCCCGTCCCCGGTGAGCAGCTGATTTTGCTCGGACGGATCCATGTTCATTGCCAACGGGGGCAATATCAGTTGATTGTCTGGCAAGCCTTGCCCGCAGGAGAAGGGTTACGAGCGCTGCGTTATCGGCAACTGCGGCATCGCCTAGAGGCGGAGGGTTTGTTTGATCCCCAGCACAAGCGGCCCTTGCCCATGCATCCCCAGACAATTGCCGTGGTCACCTCACCCCAAGCGGCGGCCTGGGGCGATATCCAGCGCACCTTAAAACGACGTTACCCCGGTCTCCATGTGTTATTTTCCCCGACCCTTGTTCAGGGGGATCAAGCCCCGGCTTCGATTGTGGCAGCGATTCGGCGGGTGGAAGGGGATGGGAGAGCCGAGGTTTTAATCCTGTCACGAGGGGGGGKATCGACGGAGGACATGGCCTGTTTTAATGATGAACGGGTGGTGCGGGCGATCGCGGAATGCTCAATTCCCATCATCTCGGGCATTGGGCACCAACGGGATGAGTCCCTGGCAGATTTAGCGGCGGATGTCTATGTCCACACTCCGACCGCTGCTGCAGAACAGGCGATTCCCCGGGCTATCTGA
- a CDS encoding MgtC/SapB family protein: protein MLLATLRPDDWIGLLCRLALALLVGGVIGWNREQSGKAAGLRTHMLVSLGSALFVLIPLQTTILQTPDALSRVIQGVATGVGFLGAGEILHRPKDGKLRAKGLTSAAAIWVAAALGMVAGCGLWQLSLVGTAMTTLVLSGVKYLERRRYSHEDGDNNV, encoded by the coding sequence ATGCTGTTGGCTACACTTCGTCCCGATGATTGGATAGGGTTACTGTGTCGGCTGGCACTGGCATTGCTGGTCGGTGGTGTGATTGGCTGGAACCGAGAACAAAGCGGTAAAGCCGCTGGACTCCGAACCCACATGTTGGTGAGTTTGGGATCAGCTTTGTTTGTGCTGATTCCTTTGCAAACAACTATCCTGCAAACTCCCGATGCCCTGAGTCGGGTGATTCAGGGGGTTGCGACCGGGGTGGGGTTCCTGGGAGCTGGAGAAATTCTGCATCGTCCCAAAGATGGCAAACTCCGGGCGAAAGGCTTGACCTCAGCCGCTGCGATTTGGGTGGCAGCGGCACTGGGTATGGTGGCTGGATGTGGTCTATGGCAGTTGAGCCTCGTCGGGACTGCCATGACAACCCTGGTACTGAGTGGGGTCAAATACCTGGAACGCCGCCGCTATAGCCATGAAGACGGAGACAATAACGTTTGA
- the fabG gene encoding 3-oxoacyl-[acyl-carrier-protein] reductase, with protein MTVTPVVPQHLQGQVAVVTGASRGIGRAVALSLGTVGAKVVVNYASSSSAAEAVVSEIETMGGTAISLQADVSQEDQVDKLFSTVLQQWGRVDILVNNAGITRDTLLLRMKREEWQAVIDLNLTGVFFCTKAASKIMLKQRSGRMINIASVAGQMGNPGQANYSAAKAGVIGLTKTVAKELASRGITVNAVAPGFIATDMTQDVDAESILKFIPLGRFGQPEEVAGLVKFLASDPAAAYITGQVMNVDGGMVMA; from the coding sequence ATGACAGTAACGCCAGTGGTTCCCCAACACTTGCAGGGACAGGTCGCAGTCGTAACCGGAGCTTCCCGTGGCATCGGGCGAGCTGTCGCCTTGTCCTTGGGGACAGTGGGTGCCAAGGTGGTGGTCAACTATGCTAGTTCCAGTTCGGCTGCCGAGGCGGTGGTGTCAGAAATTGAAACCATGGGTGGCACGGCGATCTCCCTCCAGGCAGATGTTTCCCAAGAAGATCAGGTGGATAAACTCTTCAGTACGGTTCTCCAGCAATGGGGACGGGTGGATATTTTGGTTAACAATGCCGGAATTACCCGCGATACCTTACTGCTGCGGATGAAGCGTGAAGAATGGCAGGCGGTAATTGATCTCAATCTCACTGGCGTGTTTTTCTGCACCAAAGCCGCCAGCAAAATCATGTTGAAACAGCGATCGGGTCGCATGATTAACATTGCTTCAGTGGCAGGGCAGATGGGGAATCCCGGACAAGCTAACTACAGTGCCGCCAAGGCTGGGGTGATTGGCTTAACCAAAACCGTGGCCAAAGAACTTGCCAGTCGGGGGATTACAGTGAATGCAGTGGCGCCTGGCTTCATTGCCACGGATATGACCCAGGATGTAGACGCTGAGAGTATCTTAAAATTTATTCCCCTGGGGCGCTTCGGCCAGCCAGAGGAAGTGGCGGGGTTGGTAAAATTCCTGGCATCTGATCCCGCCGCTGCCTATATTACTGGCCAGGTAATGAATGTCGATGGTGGTATGGTTATGGCCTAG